In one Pseudomonas sp. Bout1 genomic region, the following are encoded:
- a CDS encoding flavin reductase family protein — MIDAAIYKQVMGSFPSGVTVITTLDDDGQIVGLTASAFSSLSMDPALVLFCPNYSSDSYPVLIKNKRFAIHVLSGGQQSEAYAFARKGKDKAQGIEWTLSERGNPILANATAVIECELWREYEGGDHAIMVGSVKNLIVPQQNAGPLVYCHGKMGALPMPA, encoded by the coding sequence ATGATCGACGCCGCCATCTACAAACAAGTGATGGGCTCGTTCCCGTCCGGGGTCACCGTGATCACCACGCTCGATGACGACGGGCAAATTGTCGGTCTGACCGCCAGCGCTTTCAGCTCGTTGTCCATGGACCCAGCCCTGGTGCTGTTTTGCCCCAACTACAGCTCCGATTCCTACCCGGTGCTGATCAAGAACAAACGCTTTGCCATTCATGTGCTGTCCGGCGGGCAGCAGAGCGAAGCCTATGCCTTTGCGCGCAAGGGCAAAGACAAGGCGCAGGGCATCGAATGGACCTTGAGCGAACGGGGCAACCCGATACTGGCCAATGCCACGGCGGTGATCGAATGCGAGTTGTGGCGTGAATACGAAGGCGGTGACCACGCGATCATGGTCGGTTCGGTGAAGAACCTGATCGTGCCCCAGCAGAACGCCGGGCCACTGGTGTATTGCCACGGCAAGATGGGCGCGTTGCCCATGCCGGCCTAA
- a CDS encoding purine-cytosine permease family protein translates to MPQMSRQDPLIENHTVDYVPLAERHGKARDLFTLWFSTNIAPLPIVTGAMVAQVFHLNLVWGLLAIALGHLLGGIVIALASAQGPRMGIPQMVQSRGQFGRFGALLIVFFAALIYIGFFISNIVLAGKSIVGIVPSVPVPASILIGALSATAIGVIGYRFIHTLNRIGTWVMGSALLAGFLYIFAHDLPADFLTRGGFNLAGWLATVSLGVIWQISFSPYTSDYSRYLPADIGITRPFVATYLGATLGTILSFSFGLVAALATPEGTEAMVAVKQATGTLGPILMVLFLLNIISHNALNLYGAVLSIITSIQTFASHWTPSIKVRVMLSSVVLAGCCVVALGASADFISQFIGLILALLVVLVPWASINLIDFYLIKRGAYDIASIFQADGGIYGRFNLHAIVAYFIGIIVQLPFANTSLYVGPYANLVEGADLSWLVGLVVTCPLYYCLATRQRTQKVRAARLGYTD, encoded by the coding sequence ATGCCCCAAATGTCCCGGCAAGACCCCCTGATCGAGAATCACACGGTCGATTACGTCCCCCTCGCGGAGCGCCATGGAAAGGCCCGCGACCTGTTCACCTTATGGTTCAGCACCAACATTGCACCGCTGCCCATCGTCACCGGCGCCATGGTGGCCCAGGTGTTCCATCTCAACCTGGTGTGGGGGCTGCTGGCGATTGCCCTCGGGCACCTGCTCGGCGGCATCGTGATTGCCCTCGCCTCGGCCCAGGGCCCGCGCATGGGCATCCCGCAGATGGTGCAGAGCCGGGGCCAGTTCGGGCGTTTCGGCGCACTGCTGATCGTGTTTTTCGCGGCGCTGATCTACATCGGCTTTTTTATCTCCAACATCGTGCTGGCCGGTAAGTCCATCGTCGGCATCGTGCCGTCCGTGCCGGTGCCGGCCAGCATCCTGATTGGCGCGCTCAGTGCCACCGCCATCGGCGTGATCGGCTACCGCTTTATCCATACACTGAACCGCATCGGCACCTGGGTGATGGGCAGCGCATTGCTGGCGGGCTTTCTCTACATTTTTGCCCATGACCTGCCGGCAGACTTCCTCACCCGTGGCGGCTTCAACCTGGCCGGCTGGCTGGCGACGGTGTCGTTGGGGGTGATCTGGCAAATCAGCTTTTCGCCCTATACCAGTGACTATTCGCGCTACCTACCGGCGGATATCGGCATCACCCGGCCCTTTGTCGCCACCTACCTGGGCGCCACCCTCGGCACCATTTTGTCGTTCTCCTTTGGCCTGGTTGCCGCCCTGGCAACGCCCGAAGGCACTGAAGCGATGGTCGCGGTCAAGCAGGCCACAGGCACGCTTGGGCCGATCCTGATGGTGCTGTTCCTGCTCAATATCATCAGCCACAACGCCCTGAATCTGTACGGTGCGGTGCTGTCGATCATCACGTCGATCCAGACCTTCGCCAGCCACTGGACGCCCAGCATCAAGGTGCGCGTGATGCTGTCCAGCGTGGTACTCGCCGGTTGCTGTGTGGTGGCGTTGGGCGCGTCGGCGGACTTCATCTCGCAGTTCATCGGCCTGATCCTCGCGCTGCTGGTGGTGCTGGTGCCGTGGGCGTCGATCAACCTGATCGACTTCTACCTCATCAAGCGTGGCGCCTATGACATTGCCTCGATCTTCCAGGCGGACGGCGGGATCTACGGGCGCTTTAACCTGCATGCGATCGTGGCGTATTTCATCGGCATCATCGTGCAACTGCCGTTTGCCAATACGTCGCTGTATGTGGGGCCTTACGCCAACCTGGTGGAAGGCGCAGACCTGTCGTGGCTGGTGGGGTTGGTGGTGACGTGCCCGTTGTATTACTGCCTGGCGACACGTCAACGCACGCAAAAGGTCAGGGCGGCGAGGTTGGGCTATACCGACTGA
- a CDS encoding sarcosine oxidase, with protein MTSLKAHEIFTPPCRLVDQTDLPRVGFRGSQSAEYLSARGFSLPEAPNQATAQADGSWVARLSQSEYLVLGSPLDQGQRIADEEARWELDHRANYLLPRQDSHACVLLSGDVIAQVMAKLCGVDLSAAAFKPGAVAQTSVARANAIVIHSGSVDAPAFHILWDRASKEYFMSALLDALEEFGGGNVL; from the coding sequence ATGACCAGTCTGAAAGCACACGAGATATTCACGCCGCCATGCCGCCTGGTCGACCAGACCGACCTGCCAAGGGTTGGCTTTCGCGGCAGCCAGAGCGCCGAGTACCTGAGCGCGCGCGGTTTCAGCCTGCCGGAAGCGCCCAACCAGGCCACCGCGCAGGCGGACGGCAGTTGGGTAGCGCGCCTGTCACAGAGTGAATACCTGGTGTTGGGCAGCCCGCTGGACCAAGGCCAGCGCATCGCCGATGAAGAAGCACGCTGGGAGCTGGACCACCGCGCCAACTACCTGCTGCCCCGCCAGGACAGCCACGCCTGCGTATTGCTCAGCGGCGATGTGATTGCCCAGGTGATGGCGAAGCTCTGTGGTGTCGACCTCAGCGCTGCGGCCTTCAAGCCGGGGGCAGTGGCGCAGACGTCGGTGGCGCGGGCCAATGCGATCGTCATCCACTCGGGCAGTGTGGATGCACCGGCGTTTCATATCCTGTGGGATCGCGCCTCGAAGGAATACTTCATGAGTGCACTGCTGGATGCATTGGAGGAGTTTGGCGGGGGTAATGTGCTCTGA
- a CDS encoding 2Fe-2S iron-sulfur cluster-binding protein — translation MNRLPAPMGLLIQRDQLLDFSFDGQRYQGLQGDSIASALLANGRFLISRSFKYHRPRGPLTMAGQDANSLVQLPQEPNVLADAHPLSGGLQVSAQNVNGSLDNDRDAYLGKFSKFMPVGFYYRSFYKPKGMWKVWEPIIRKKAGLGVLDLKFQPEHYDKAYLFTDLAVIGAGPAGLQAALTAANAGAKVLLIEQQPILGGSLAYARFDIEGTRAESLRRELLGAVQQHANIQVLTEATCNAWFTDNYLPVIQGKRMYKVRARQCLVCSGSFDQPVIFRNNDLPGVMLTSAAQRLMKLYAVKPGKRAVVLTGNDDGYLAALDLHDQGVQVAAVIDLRQAPADKALPAALALRNIRCLTNSTVFEALHEKGMRHVKGVDVRQITGQGQVSDSGQLIDCDLLCMSAGYMPVYQLLCQAGGKLAYDDQRAAFSLSGLPHNLNVAGSVHGRHQLDNVLVDATNAAANSVLALGLSTASPQLPLRSEAQVNFNWPIFPHPKGKDFVDFDEDLQVADIVNATRIGYRDVQLVKRYSTVGMGPSQGRHSALPTARLVAWATQRNISETGVTTARPPFVAEKLAHVAGRAFDPYRQTPMHARHLQAGAKMMPAGIWQRPAYYGKPQDREACMQAEALHVRNKVGLIDVSTLGGLDVRGPDAAELLNRMYTFAFLKQPVGRSRYALMTNEHGVVIDDGVCARLGDNHFYVTATTSGVDRIYQQMLKWNAQWRLDVDVANVTAAICAVNVAGPDSRKVLEQVCTDLDLSAEGFPYLGVRQGTVAGIKARLLRVGFVGELGYEIHVPARHGLALWDALMAAGKAHEIRPFGVETQRLLRLEKGHVIISQDTDGMTHPAEIDMGWAVSRNKPFFVGRRSVDILEAQPLKRKLVGFTLPQGSVQPLEGHLVLNGPDISGNVTSCEYSSSLGKIVGLAYAGIDQSTPGQRIPIRVEGGIVVQAEVVPLPFFDPTNQRQEG, via the coding sequence ATGAACCGCCTACCCGCCCCCATGGGCTTGCTGATCCAGCGCGATCAGTTGCTCGACTTCAGCTTCGACGGCCAACGCTACCAGGGCTTGCAAGGCGACAGCATCGCCAGCGCGCTGTTGGCCAACGGGCGCTTCCTGATCTCCCGCTCGTTCAAATACCACCGCCCGCGCGGCCCGTTGACCATGGCCGGCCAGGACGCCAACAGCCTGGTGCAGTTGCCCCAGGAGCCGAACGTGCTGGCCGACGCCCACCCCTTGTCTGGCGGCTTGCAGGTGAGCGCGCAGAACGTCAACGGCTCGCTGGACAACGACCGCGATGCCTACCTGGGCAAGTTCTCCAAATTCATGCCGGTGGGGTTCTACTACCGCTCGTTCTACAAGCCCAAGGGCATGTGGAAGGTCTGGGAACCGATCATCCGCAAAAAAGCCGGCCTGGGTGTGCTCGACCTGAAGTTCCAGCCCGAGCACTACGACAAGGCCTACCTGTTTACCGACCTTGCGGTGATCGGCGCCGGCCCCGCCGGTTTGCAGGCGGCCCTCACCGCCGCGAATGCCGGGGCCAAGGTATTACTGATCGAGCAGCAGCCGATCCTGGGCGGTTCGCTGGCCTATGCCCGCTTCGATATCGAGGGCACGCGCGCCGAATCCCTGCGCCGCGAACTGCTCGGCGCGGTGCAGCAACACGCCAATATCCAGGTGCTCACCGAGGCCACCTGCAACGCCTGGTTCACCGACAACTACCTGCCGGTGATCCAGGGCAAGCGGATGTACAAGGTGCGCGCGCGCCAGTGCCTGGTGTGCAGCGGCTCCTTCGACCAGCCGGTGATCTTTCGCAATAACGACTTGCCGGGCGTAATGCTCACCAGTGCCGCGCAACGCCTGATGAAGCTGTACGCGGTCAAGCCCGGCAAACGTGCCGTGGTGCTGACCGGCAACGATGACGGTTACCTCGCAGCCCTCGACCTGCACGACCAGGGCGTGCAGGTGGCTGCCGTGATCGACCTGCGCCAGGCCCCCGCCGACAAAGCGCTGCCAGCCGCGCTGGCCCTGCGCAACATCCGTTGCCTGACCAACAGCACAGTGTTCGAGGCCTTGCATGAAAAGGGCATGCGCCACGTGAAGGGCGTCGACGTACGCCAGATCACCGGCCAGGGCCAGGTCAGCGACAGTGGGCAACTGATTGACTGCGACCTGTTGTGCATGTCGGCCGGCTACATGCCGGTCTATCAACTGCTGTGCCAGGCCGGCGGCAAGCTGGCTTACGACGACCAGCGCGCAGCGTTCAGCCTCAGCGGTTTGCCGCACAACCTGAACGTGGCGGGCTCCGTCCACGGTCGGCATCAGTTGGACAACGTATTGGTGGACGCAACCAATGCCGCGGCCAACAGTGTGCTTGCCCTCGGCTTGAGTACCGCCAGCCCTCAGTTGCCGTTGCGCAGCGAAGCCCAGGTGAATTTCAACTGGCCGATCTTCCCGCACCCCAAAGGCAAGGATTTCGTCGACTTCGACGAGGACCTGCAAGTGGCGGATATCGTCAACGCCACCCGCATCGGTTACCGCGACGTGCAACTGGTCAAACGCTACTCCACCGTGGGCATGGGCCCGTCCCAGGGCCGCCACTCGGCACTGCCCACAGCGCGGCTGGTGGCGTGGGCCACCCAACGCAACATCAGTGAAACCGGAGTGACCACCGCGCGGCCGCCGTTTGTGGCGGAAAAACTGGCGCACGTCGCCGGGCGCGCCTTCGACCCTTACCGTCAAACACCGATGCATGCCAGGCACCTGCAGGCAGGGGCGAAGATGATGCCCGCCGGCATCTGGCAACGCCCGGCGTATTACGGCAAACCCCAGGACCGCGAGGCATGCATGCAGGCCGAAGCCCTGCATGTGCGCAACAAGGTCGGCCTGATCGATGTATCGACCCTGGGCGGCCTGGATGTACGCGGCCCGGACGCCGCCGAATTGCTTAACCGGATGTACACCTTCGCGTTTCTCAAGCAGCCGGTGGGCCGTTCCCGCTATGCACTGATGACCAATGAGCACGGCGTAGTCATCGACGATGGCGTGTGCGCGCGGCTTGGCGACAACCACTTCTACGTCACCGCCACCACCAGCGGCGTCGACCGGATCTACCAGCAAATGCTCAAGTGGAATGCACAATGGCGCCTGGACGTGGATGTGGCCAACGTCACCGCTGCGATTTGTGCCGTGAACGTCGCCGGGCCGGATTCGCGCAAAGTGCTGGAGCAGGTGTGCACCGACCTCGACCTGAGCGCCGAAGGTTTTCCGTATCTGGGTGTACGCCAGGGCACCGTCGCCGGGATCAAGGCCCGCTTGCTGCGGGTGGGTTTTGTCGGCGAGCTGGGCTATGAAATCCACGTGCCTGCACGCCATGGCCTGGCGCTCTGGGATGCATTGATGGCAGCGGGCAAAGCCCATGAGATTCGCCCCTTCGGCGTCGAAACCCAACGCCTGCTGCGCTTGGAAAAAGGCCACGTGATCATCAGCCAGGACACCGACGGCATGACCCACCCGGCAGAAATCGACATGGGCTGGGCGGTGAGCCGCAACAAGCCATTCTTCGTCGGCCGCCGCTCGGTGGACATCCTCGAAGCCCAGCCGTTGAAACGCAAACTGGTGGGTTTCACCTTGCCCCAGGGCAGCGTGCAACCGCTGGAAGGCCACCTGGTGCTTAACGGCCCGGACATCAGCGGCAATGTCACCTCCTGCGAGTACTCAAGCTCCCTGGGCAAAATAGTCGGCCTGGCCTATGCCGGTATCGACCAGAGCACGCCGGGGCAGCGGATTCCGATTCGCGTCGAGGGCGGCATTGTCGTCCAGGCCGAGGTGGTGCCACTGCCCTTTTTCGACCCTACCAACCAACGCCAGGAGGGTTAA
- a CDS encoding sarcosine oxidase subunit delta, which yields MKIMICPLNGPRNISEFTYGGEFKPMPDPVNCSDAEWADYVFNTDNLAGVVREWWMHTPSSYWFLAERHTVTDEIQRTFDPKELFSTRVDFNTAQEIAG from the coding sequence ATGAAAATCATGATTTGCCCGCTCAACGGGCCGCGCAATATCAGCGAGTTCACCTACGGCGGCGAGTTCAAGCCCATGCCCGACCCGGTGAACTGCAGCGATGCCGAATGGGCCGACTACGTGTTCAACACCGACAACCTTGCCGGCGTAGTGCGCGAATGGTGGATGCACACGCCATCGAGCTATTGGTTCCTCGCCGAGCGCCACACCGTCACCGATGAGATCCAGCGCACCTTCGACCCCAAGGAACTGTTCAGTACTCGCGTCGACTTCAACACCGCCCAGGAGATCGCCGGATGA
- a CDS encoding FAD-dependent oxidoreductase, producing MPFNLLKYGLSSEYPVDVDLPPPKELKASYDVVIIGAGGHGLATAYYLAKYHGITNIAVLEKSYLGGGNTARNTAVIRSNYLTSEGVRFYAESVKMFQSLSNEFDFNIMYSERGQLTLAHTDATVRSFRQRAEVNKHFGGRTEMIDRQQIRELVPSLNLDPGHLPVIAGLWHIDGATARHDAVAWGYAKQAAKRGVEIHQLTEVQDLIIENGAITAVKTNRGTIKCGCAVQAIAGHSSLLMAKAGIRSPIQTFPLQAMVTQPFKPFLDPLVSSSALHCYVQQTSRGEVVFGGGSDPYPLFNTRSTLDLKESLLAHAIEMFPFLANAKLMRQWAGITDMTPDYSPIMGLSPVKNYYLDAGWGTWGFKATPICGKTMAELVASGGKVPQLIKPFGLERFSTFQQVNEMGATAASH from the coding sequence ATGCCATTCAATCTATTGAAATACGGACTGAGCTCGGAATACCCGGTGGATGTGGATCTGCCACCGCCCAAGGAACTCAAGGCCAGCTACGACGTGGTGATCATCGGTGCCGGCGGCCATGGCCTCGCCACCGCTTACTACCTGGCCAAGTACCACGGCATCACCAACATTGCCGTGCTGGAAAAATCGTACCTGGGCGGCGGCAATACGGCGCGCAATACCGCGGTGATTCGCTCCAATTACCTGACCAGCGAGGGCGTACGTTTCTACGCCGAATCGGTGAAGATGTTCCAGTCGCTGTCCAACGAATTCGACTTCAACATCATGTACTCCGAGCGCGGTCAGCTGACCCTCGCGCATACCGATGCCACCGTGCGTTCGTTCCGCCAGCGCGCCGAGGTCAACAAGCACTTTGGCGGGCGTACCGAGATGATCGACCGCCAACAGATCCGTGAACTGGTGCCCAGCCTCAACCTCGACCCCGGCCACTTGCCGGTGATCGCCGGGCTCTGGCACATCGACGGCGCCACCGCGCGCCATGACGCCGTGGCCTGGGGTTACGCCAAGCAAGCAGCCAAACGCGGCGTGGAGATCCACCAACTGACCGAAGTGCAGGACCTGATCATCGAAAACGGCGCGATCACGGCGGTCAAGACCAATCGCGGCACGATCAAGTGTGGTTGCGCGGTGCAGGCGATTGCCGGGCACAGTTCGCTGCTGATGGCCAAGGCCGGCATCCGCTCGCCGATCCAGACCTTCCCGCTGCAGGCGATGGTGACCCAGCCGTTCAAACCGTTTCTCGACCCGCTGGTGAGTTCCTCGGCCCTGCACTGCTATGTGCAGCAAACCAGCCGGGGCGAAGTGGTATTTGGTGGCGGTTCCGACCCTTACCCATTGTTCAACACGCGCTCGACCCTGGACCTGAAGGAAAGCCTGCTGGCCCACGCCATCGAGATGTTCCCGTTTTTGGCCAACGCCAAGTTGATGCGCCAATGGGCCGGGATCACCGACATGACGCCCGACTACAGCCCGATCATGGGCCTGTCGCCAGTGAAAAATTATTACCTCGACGCCGGCTGGGGCACCTGGGGGTTCAAGGCCACGCCCATCTGCGGCAAGACCATGGCCGAGCTGGTAGCCAGCGGCGGCAAGGTGCCGCAGCTGATCAAGCCCTTTGGCCTGGAGCGTTTCTCGACCTTCCAGCAAGTCAACGAAATGGGCGCCACGGCGGCCAGTCACTAA
- the folD gene encoding bifunctional methylenetetrahydrofolate dehydrogenase/methenyltetrahydrofolate cyclohydrolase FolD produces the protein MSAHKLIDGKAAAARVLLQVREDVARLREHDIEPALAVILVGADPASQVYVRNKILRAEEVGIRSLEHRLPSDTSTEQLLILIGELNANPAINGILLQLPLPAQMDELRALEAIAPDKDVDGFHSQNVGGLSQGRSVLTPCTPSGCLYLLEQTLGDLRGKHAVVVGRSNIVGKPMAALLLKADCSVTVLHSRSQDAQALCRQADIVIAAVGRPRLIDAGWLKPGAVVIDVGINRIDDEGRSRLVGDVDFDSALPHVAAITPVPGGVGPMTIAFLMKNTVTAALAQHHALRSQSEAVCHSIY, from the coding sequence GTGAGCGCCCATAAACTGATCGACGGCAAAGCCGCTGCCGCCCGGGTGCTGCTGCAAGTGCGCGAAGATGTGGCGCGCCTGCGCGAGCACGACATTGAACCGGCCCTGGCGGTGATCCTGGTGGGCGCTGACCCGGCCAGCCAGGTCTACGTGCGCAACAAGATCCTGCGTGCCGAAGAGGTGGGCATTCGCTCCCTCGAGCACCGGTTGCCCAGCGACACCAGCACCGAACAGTTGCTGATCCTGATCGGCGAGTTGAACGCCAACCCGGCGATCAACGGGATCCTCCTGCAACTGCCGCTGCCGGCGCAAATGGACGAATTACGCGCCCTGGAAGCCATCGCGCCAGACAAGGACGTGGACGGTTTTCACAGCCAGAACGTCGGCGGGCTCAGTCAGGGCCGCTCGGTGTTGACGCCCTGCACCCCCAGCGGTTGCCTGTATTTGCTGGAGCAAACCCTGGGCGATTTGCGCGGTAAACATGCGGTGGTCGTCGGCCGCTCGAACATCGTCGGCAAACCCATGGCCGCCCTGCTGCTCAAGGCAGACTGTTCGGTAACGGTACTGCATTCGCGCAGCCAGGATGCACAAGCGTTGTGCCGACAGGCCGACATCGTGATCGCCGCTGTAGGCCGCCCGCGCTTGATCGATGCCGGCTGGCTCAAGCCCGGCGCGGTGGTGATCGACGTCGGGATCAACCGCATTGACGACGAAGGCCGCAGCCGCCTGGTGGGCGATGTCGATTTCGACAGCGCCCTGCCCCATGTCGCGGCCATCACCCCGGTGCCCGGCGGCGTGGGCCCGATGACCATCGCCTTCCTGATGAAAAACACCGTGACCGCAGCCCTCGCGCAACACCACGCCCTACGCAGCCAATCGGAGGCCGTATGCCATTCAATCTATTGA
- the purU gene encoding formyltetrahydrofolate deformylase: MQHEKNHFIIKVTCPAVSGIVAAVTTYLADNACYIGEMAQFDDDFSGRFFMRAVFRFNDGHPGDLEQIKAGFTDIAKAFDMQWELHDTREPMRVMLMVSKFDHCLTDLLYRYHKGEMDMTITAIVSNHLDLRPMAEREGIRFIYLPVAKDNKAAQEAELMKIVDDTRTELVVLARYMQILSDDLCRQLSGRAINIHHSFLPGFKGAKPYHQAYQRGVKLIGATAHYVTSDLDEGPIIEQEVQRVDHVYKPDDLVAIGRDTETVALSKAVKYHLEHRVFLNQDRTVVFR, translated from the coding sequence ATGCAACACGAAAAAAACCACTTCATCATCAAGGTCACCTGCCCTGCGGTGTCCGGCATCGTCGCAGCCGTGACCACCTACCTGGCAGACAACGCTTGCTACATCGGGGAGATGGCGCAATTCGACGACGACTTCAGCGGCCGCTTCTTCATGCGCGCGGTGTTCCGCTTCAATGACGGCCACCCCGGCGACCTCGAACAGATCAAGGCCGGTTTCACCGACATCGCCAAAGCATTCGACATGCAATGGGAACTGCACGACACCCGCGAACCCATGCGCGTAATGCTGATGGTCAGCAAATTCGACCACTGCCTCACCGACCTGCTCTACCGCTACCACAAGGGCGAGATGGACATGACCATCACCGCCATCGTCTCCAACCACCTCGACCTGCGGCCCATGGCCGAGCGCGAGGGCATCCGCTTTATCTACCTGCCCGTGGCCAAGGACAACAAAGCCGCCCAGGAAGCCGAACTGATGAAAATCGTCGACGACACCCGCACCGAACTGGTGGTGTTGGCGCGCTACATGCAAATCCTGTCCGACGACCTGTGCCGGCAACTGTCGGGGCGAGCGATCAACATTCACCACTCATTCCTGCCCGGCTTCAAAGGCGCAAAACCCTACCACCAGGCCTATCAGCGCGGGGTGAAGCTGATCGGCGCCACGGCGCACTACGTCACCAGCGACCTCGATGAAGGCCCGATCATCGAACAGGAAGTACAGCGCGTAGACCACGTGTACAAACCCGACGACCTGGTCGCCATCGGCCGCGACACCGAAACCGTGGCCCTGTCCAAGGCGGTCAAGTACCACCTGGAACACCGCGTATTCCTCAACCAGGACAGAACGGTGGTGTTCCGGTGA
- a CDS encoding helix-turn-helix domain-containing protein translates to MSTETAPRLKLEQYLGLQIKRQRQAQDLKLSDVAKIADISQGMLSKIENAQVSTSLDTLSRLCDVLGLPLSKLFSEYDQQDGSALLVKADQGMEVVRRGTEKGHTYHLLNHTRGPKKSFEAYMVSMDDASEEFPTFAHPGTEFLHLLEGELIYRHGNQLYRMEAGDSLTFEGEIPHGPEELVQVPIRLLSIMNYGNDKE, encoded by the coding sequence ATGTCCACTGAAACAGCGCCTCGCCTGAAGCTGGAGCAATACCTGGGGCTGCAGATCAAACGCCAGCGCCAGGCGCAGGACCTGAAGTTGTCCGATGTGGCGAAAATTGCCGATATCAGCCAGGGGATGTTAAGCAAGATCGAGAACGCCCAGGTGTCCACCAGCCTCGATACCTTGAGCCGCCTGTGTGATGTGCTAGGGCTGCCGTTATCGAAGTTGTTCAGTGAGTATGACCAGCAGGATGGCAGTGCCTTGCTGGTCAAGGCTGACCAGGGGATGGAAGTGGTGCGTCGCGGGACCGAGAAGGGGCACACCTATCACCTGCTCAACCATACGCGGGGGCCCAAGAAGAGCTTCGAGGCATACATGGTCAGCATGGACGATGCGAGTGAAGAGTTTCCGACGTTTGCCCACCCTGGGACTGAGTTTTTGCATTTGCTTGAGGGAGAGCTGATTTATCGGCATGGGAATCAGCTGTATCGGATGGAGGCCGGGGATAGCTTGACGTTTGAGGGCGAGATTCCTCATGGGCCCGAGGAGTTGGTGCAGGTGCCGATCCGGTTGTTGTCGATCATGAACTATGGCAACGATAAAGAGTGA
- the glnT gene encoding type III glutamate--ammonia ligase, with product MLPAETQRIIDKHGIKYVLAQFVDIHGAAKTKSVPICGLKTVAEEGAGFAGFAISGMGMEPHGPDFMARGDLSTLTPVPWQPGYGRVVCVGHVDGKPHPYDSRYVLQQQVQRLQDKGWTLNTGLEPEFNLMRRDEQGKLQLVDPSDNLDKPCYDYKGLSRSRVFLERLTEALQAVDFEVYQIDHEDANGQFEINYTYSDALTSADRFTFFRMAAGEIANDLGMICSFMPKPDPKRAGNGMHFHLSISSAENKNLFFDASDPSGMGLSKMAYHFAAGLLAHGPALCAFAAPTVNSYKRLVVGNSLSGATWAPAFIAFGANNRSAMVRVPYGRLEFRLPDAGCNPYLVSAAIIAAGLDGIDRQLEIDHVCNENLYSLSLEQIAARGIKTLPQSLKEACDALEADPLFVEVLGPQIVGEFIKLKRMEWVEYSRHVSDWEIQRYTEFF from the coding sequence ATGTTGCCAGCAGAAACCCAGCGCATTATCGACAAGCACGGGATCAAGTACGTGCTTGCGCAGTTTGTGGATATACACGGTGCGGCCAAGACCAAGTCGGTGCCGATCTGCGGGCTCAAGACGGTGGCCGAAGAGGGCGCAGGTTTTGCCGGCTTTGCCATCAGCGGCATGGGCATGGAGCCGCACGGGCCGGACTTCATGGCTCGCGGCGACCTGTCGACCCTTACCCCGGTGCCATGGCAACCGGGTTACGGGCGAGTGGTGTGTGTCGGTCATGTCGACGGCAAGCCCCATCCCTACGACAGCCGCTACGTACTGCAACAGCAGGTGCAGCGCCTGCAAGACAAGGGCTGGACCCTCAACACCGGCCTGGAACCCGAGTTCAACCTGATGCGCCGGGACGAGCAGGGCAAGCTGCAATTGGTCGACCCCAGCGACAACCTGGACAAGCCTTGCTACGACTACAAGGGGTTGTCGCGCTCGCGGGTGTTCCTTGAGCGGCTGACCGAAGCCTTGCAGGCGGTGGATTTCGAGGTCTACCAAATCGACCACGAAGACGCCAACGGTCAGTTCGAGATCAACTACACCTACAGCGACGCCCTGACCTCGGCCGACCGTTTTACCTTCTTCCGCATGGCCGCCGGCGAGATCGCCAATGACCTGGGCATGATCTGTTCCTTCATGCCCAAGCCCGACCCGAAACGCGCCGGCAATGGCATGCACTTTCACTTGTCCATCAGCAGCGCCGAGAACAAGAACCTGTTCTTTGATGCCAGCGATCCCAGTGGCATGGGGTTGTCGAAGATGGCTTATCACTTCGCCGCCGGGCTGCTCGCCCATGGCCCGGCCCTGTGTGCGTTCGCTGCGCCAACGGTCAACTCCTACAAGCGCCTGGTGGTGGGCAATTCGTTGTCTGGCGCCACCTGGGCCCCAGCGTTTATTGCCTTTGGCGCCAACAACCGTTCGGCCATGGTGCGCGTGCCTTACGGCCGCCTCGAGTTCCGCCTGCCGGACGCCGGCTGCAACCCTTACCTGGTCAGCGCCGCGATCATCGCGGCCGGGCTGGATGGCATTGATCGCCAGCTGGAAATCGACCACGTCTGCAACGAAAACCTCTACAGCCTGAGCCTTGAGCAGATCGCCGCGCGCGGCATCAAGACCCTGCCGCAATCCCTCAAGGAAGCCTGCGACGCGCTGGAAGCCGACCCGCTGTTCGTCGAGGTGCTGGGCCCGCAGATCGTGGGTGAGTTCATCAAGCTCAAGCGCATGGAGTGGGTGGAATACAGCCGCCATGTGAGCGACTGGGAAATCCAGCGCTATACCGAATTTTTCTGA